The genomic DNA CGTCCATGTGACGGCCACCCACCTGAGAATCGTCGATGCTCTATGGGAGACCCCGGGTCCTCTGGAAGTCTGTGCCATCGGCAGTCTGATTTGGCTGCACGCCAAGTGGCATCGCTCTACACGTTTACCCTAGACACCTAAAGAACCACACGCATTCTCGGGGGCGGCGCCTTAGACCCCCATCAAGCTGGTGCGACCACAACGGGCCAATTCCCTCTCCGCGATCTGCCGCAGCGCCCGCTCGACTTCCGGCCGCACTCCCGGTCTCTGATAGCTCGATACCAGTTCGTCGGCCCGGCGCCGGGCCCGCTCAAACGTGTCGCTGGCTCCCTGGCTTTGCGGACCGCCACGCTCGATCACCGAGGAGGGGAAATGCTGCTCCTGGCGGAACAAAGCGCGGGTTTCTTTCAGCTTCAGAAAATCGCCTGCCAGCCCGGTCTGCGCGAACATGGCGGTGGCCAGGGCCTCGCCTCGCGCCTCGACACCTTCGAGCAGGCGCTGCGCCGAGGCGATGGCTTCGGCATCGATGACCAGCTTCTCGATGCTGTGGCAGGCCAGGAAGTCGAGCATCCCGGCCCCGGAGATCATGTTGATGCCGGCCAGCGCTCCCAGCACACACGAGATCCCGCTCTCCATGCCGGCCTGGGCGTCCACCAGCTTGCCGTCGCCGGCGACCAGGTAAGCGTGCGTGGGTAATCCCAGCGCCTTCCCCACCTGCGCGCAGGCCAGGTCCAGCATCACCGTCTCGATGGCTCCCATGGGGGTCGTGCCGCTGCGCATGTCGAAGATGGCCGGGGCGCCTCCCCAGACGATGGGCGCACCCGGGCTCGCCAGTTGGTGGATGGTGATCCCGCTGATGCACTCCGCCGCGTGCTGGACTACGGCGCCGGCCAGGGTCACGGGCGCGGTCGCTCCGGCCAGCGGCATGGATACGATCTCCGCCGGCACTCCAGCCCGTGCCAGCTCCACCAGGTTCTCGGCAGCGAACTCCGACCAGTTCAATGGCGGCGATGGGCACACGTCGAAGACCGCCCGGGGCGCGGATCGTAGAGCGTCCTGTCCGCCGGCGTCGGCGGCCAGGAGTTCGAGCATCGGCCTCAGCCCCGCTGCGGAGAATGACCCGGTCACCACCGGCTTGCTCGAATGCCACAACACCAGGAAGAGGCGGTAGAAGTCCCCGATCTCCTGGGGCACGTCGTTGCAGACCATGGCGGTGGACTGGGCGCTGTACGGTGGAAGTGTTTCCACCACCTGTACCATGCGCACCAGGTCGGCGACCATCGCCGGGCGCGGCTGTCGCGAGTCTGCGTCGAGGATGTTGAGGCAGGACGATCCCGGGTCGAAGCACACGTCATCGCCGCCATAGTGGACGGCCGGCTTCCCTTCGCGGGTATGCAGCCAGAACTCGCGCGGCGCGTGTGCCAGCGCGTTCCGCGCCAGCGCTTCGGGGATGCGGGCCACGCCGTTCTCGACCTGCACGCCGGCCGGACGCAGCAGATCGGCGGCCGCGTCCGCCACCCGCACGCCCGGCTCCCGCAGCAGCTGGAATGCTTCGCCCAGCACCCGCTCGACCAGCTTCCTGTCCAGCAGTTCGAGCCGAGGCCTCATGCCGGCACCCTCGCCGGCAGCAAGGACTTGGCCAGCGCGACCGCCGACATCGCGTCCTTGGCGTAGCCATCCGCCCCGATCTGCTCCGCCCATTGGCGCGTCACCGGGGCCCCGCCCACGATCACCTTCACCCGCGGGCGCAAGCCCGCCTCACCCAACGCTTCGACGACCTTCTTCTGGCCGGCCATGGTAGTGGTGAGCAGCGCCGAGACGCCCACGATGTCGGCTCCGAGCTCCCGCGTCTTGCCGACGAAGGCGGCGCTGTCCACGTCCGCCCCGAGGTCATGGACGCGGAATCCGTTGGCGGCCAGCAGCGTGCCCACCAGCCGCTTCCCGATCTCGTGGATGTCGCCCTTGGTGGTGCCCAGCACCACGGTCGCACGCACGTCCCGCTCGCCCCCGGCGCGGCGCAGTTCGTCCTCCAGGACCGCCATCGCCGTCGTCATGGCCTCGCTCGAGGCCATGAGGTCGGGCAGGAACATGCGTCCGGCGCCGTACAGCTCCCCCACTGCAGTCATTCCGGGAAGATAGCCGGTGTTGATGGATTCAAGGGGATCGATGCCAAGCTGGAGCGCGCGCTGCGCCAGCACGCGGGCGTGGTCAGGGGCGCCGTCCAGAATGCTCTGGCGCATCGCCTGGAAGGTTTCCTCGTGCACGGATACCTCCGAGCGCCGCGCCCACATCGCGCGCCTTCCCTATGAGTTGGGAAAGTTCATGGTAGCACTGAAGCGTGCCGAAGGCAGCCGGGGAAGAGAGAGGATCAGGACGCGGCAGTCCTCACTGAGCGCTGGACATCGGTGGCCAGCGGGTCGTTGGGGAATCGCGCCACGAAGTCGGCCAAGAGCTGCTGCGCCGCCTCCGACTGATGGTTGCGGAGCGCATTGAGCGCAGTACGCCGCAGCGCCGGCTCCAACTCGGCCTCGCACAGCACGTTGGCCAGCAGTTCCACGCTCTGTTCCGCCGGGTTGGCGGCGATGGCCTGGACCGCCTTCTGCGCAGCGGTCAGCTTGCCCCTCCCATCGACGAAGACGAACTGCGCCAGGGCGGTCAGGGTAGCCGGGTCGCGCAGGTAAAGCAGCTCTTCCAGCACCTGCTCCTGCACGTGCGGGCCGAATGTCGCCAGGTTCTCGGCAATCACCTGGCCGCGTCCTTCGACCCGGTTCTTGTTGAGCGCGGTCAATGCCGCCTGCTGCACCCGCTCGTCGGGGTGCTGAAGCACTGGGGTCAGGTGCGACAGCAGTTCGGCGTCCTTCAGCTCGCCCAGCAGCTTGCAGGCATTCCGCACCACGTACCAGCGTTCATGGGAGAGCTGGCGGCGCGCGGTCTCCACCGCCACGCTCCCGGTCTGGGCGATGAACCGCAGCAGCGCCATGCGGTTGGTCGCCACTTGCTCCTTCTCCAACATGGAGAACAGCTTCTGGATGGCGGGCGTGCCGCTCCAGCGCACCAGCAGCATCGCCGTCTTGGTCCAGGCAGGGTCGTCTTTCTTCTGCATCAGCAGCTCGACCGTCCGCTCCACGGCCGCCGGAGGCAGCAGTGCCGCCAGGCCATTGGAGCAGCACTTCACGTGCAGCCCGGGGTCGCGCGTCAGGGACTTTTCCATCGCGGTGCCGATCTCCACGATGGTGTCGAACTCCTCGTACGTGGCCAGGTTCTTCGACAGGATCACCAGGCTGTTGGCCAGCTGGAAATGGACGAACTGGTTCACGTCGTCGCGCAGCAGGGCCCGGCTCAGGCGCTGGGCGGTGCTCACGGCAAAGTCGGTGCGCACCCGCGACATCAGGTTGATCAGCTCAGGCCCGCGGCTCAACTCGTCGGGGTAGAGTTCGGGCCCATCCAGCGAATCGAAGTAGTGCTTGGCCAGCTCCGTCGCCTTGTCGTTTTCCTTCTCCTTCAGCAAGTCCCGCAGGTGCTCGATCAATCGCCGGAACTCGACCACCGTGAAACGCTTCACCGCCATCAGGTCGGCATGTTTCTGGCTGGTCGGCAGCGCCACCCACTTCAGTTCGTCCTGGATCTTCTGATAGGTGGTGGGCGGAAAAACGTGCTCTTTGACGAAAGTCGCCAGCTTGCTGGCCATGCGGTTGGCCATGCGAGTGGCCTGCAGGCTGCGCACCAGCACCCGGACCACGTCTTCCTCGACGATCATCGCTTCCGGGCCGGTGGGCGCGGTCGCCAGCTTTTGCACCGCCCACTGGATGGCAGTGTCCTCCACGAACTCGCTCGCCACCTGTTCCGGGGGCGCGTCCTTCAGCTCCGCCTGCTTGTGGGCGGGAAAGGACCCCATCACCATGTCGGGGGAGACCTCCTGCAGGATCCTGGCCAGCGCCATGCAAGATTTTTCCGGGTCGCCGCGGCGGTCCACCAGCGCTGCCTCCACCGTGGGGCCGATCAGCTTCATGATGTCGCTGGGGCCGCCGACACCCAGCGCCTCGCTGCGTTCCATGCACGCCGATTCCAGCAGCATGGTGAGCGCATCCAGCCCGGCATAGCCCCCGCCGCCTCCCAGGGCCATCTCTTCCCTTTGCTTGCTTGCCAGGAAGGCTTCCGCTTCCGTCTCCAGGATGGTGTCGCCGGAATCCGTTCGCGCCTGGTTCTTCCCCGCCGGAAAGACCCGGACCCCTTCCAGGGGGTTCATGTCCAGATACTTCTTGGCGCCCCCGGCTTCTGCGATCACCTTGGAATTGGCCGACAGTACGGAGATCGCGGCCTTATAGCGCGAGAGCGTCAGCCCCGGCTCAAAGGTCACCGCCCCATAGCCGCGCTTCAGGAATTCGTTCTCCAGCTGGACCAGGCCCGCGTCGGTGGTGAGCAGGTTGTTGAGCATGATCCGGTTCTCGACGAACCCCAGCGTGAACCGCCCGGTCTCTTTCAGCAGATGGTTGAGCGAATCGAAACTGGCCTGCAGCGGGCCCGCCGCCACCTTGTGGTCCAGCGAGAGCATCACCACCGTGCGCACGACCACCTGCAGCGATCGCGCGTACCGCAACCCTTGGACCTTCAGCTGTTTCTTATCGAGCATCGCCGGAACACACCTTCAGCCCGCGGGGGATATGCTCCTTCTACCACAGTCCCTAATCTACTTCTGTTTGCAACTTCGAGTCTAATTACTTAAGGTACCTGGGCTGCACCCCGCTTCACGTTCCCAGGATCGCCCCGGTTGACAATTTATGCCATCGGGAATGCCTCAAATCGCCAACCGGGGGGCCGAGACCCCAGTTTGATACTGGTAAGTCGTTCGTAGACTGTGGCTTAATAGCCCTGGGTCCTCGGGGGGTTCGGCGGTCGAATTGCTTGTCTTCAAGGCGTAGGGATAAACATGTTCCAGAGGCCAAAGATGAGAAGCCAATCCGGTTTCTCCCTGATAGAGTTGCTGATCGTGGTAGCGATCATCCTGGTGATTGCCGCCATTGCCATCCCCAACCTGTTGCGCTCTCGGATTGCCGCCAATGAAGCTTCGGCGGTCAATTCCCTGCGTACCCTCACCACCGCGGAGAATACTTACTACTCCACGTATCCGACCTTCGGCTTCGCCTGCAGCCTGATCTCGCTGGGCGGCGGGAAGACTCCGCCCGACAACACCGCTGCCGGCATCATCGACGATACCCTGCGCGGCGGCCTCAAGGCCGGTTACCAGTTCACCAATGGCGTGTGCATCAAGTCCGGCGCCCTCACCGTCGGCTATCAATACTCGGGAGCGCCTCTGGCCCCGCAGCAGAGCGGCATACGTTATTTCTGCGTGGATACCTCGGGCATCGTCAAATTCAGCTCGGTCAGCGTGGCCGATTGCTACGCCCTCGGACAGCCGATCCAGTAAGAGCGCACGAGATTGAAAGCCCGG from Terriglobales bacterium includes the following:
- a CDS encoding prepilin-type N-terminal cleavage/methylation domain-containing protein, with the protein product MRSQSGFSLIELLIVVAIILVIAAIAIPNLLRSRIAANEASAVNSLRTLTTAENTYYSTYPTFGFACSLISLGGGKTPPDNTAAGIIDDTLRGGLKAGYQFTNGVCIKSGALTVGYQYSGAPLAPQQSGIRYFCVDTSGIVKFSSVSVADCYALGQPIQ
- a CDS encoding corrinoid protein is translated as MHEETFQAMRQSILDGAPDHARVLAQRALQLGIDPLESINTGYLPGMTAVGELYGAGRMFLPDLMASSEAMTTAMAVLEDELRRAGGERDVRATVVLGTTKGDIHEIGKRLVGTLLAANGFRVHDLGADVDSAAFVGKTRELGADIVGVSALLTTTMAGQKKVVEALGEAGLRPRVKVIVGGAPVTRQWAEQIGADGYAKDAMSAVALAKSLLPARVPA
- a CDS encoding trimethylamine methyltransferase family protein, whose translation is MRPRLELLDRKLVERVLGEAFQLLREPGVRVADAAADLLRPAGVQVENGVARIPEALARNALAHAPREFWLHTREGKPAVHYGGDDVCFDPGSSCLNILDADSRQPRPAMVADLVRMVQVVETLPPYSAQSTAMVCNDVPQEIGDFYRLFLVLWHSSKPVVTGSFSAAGLRPMLELLAADAGGQDALRSAPRAVFDVCPSPPLNWSEFAAENLVELARAGVPAEIVSMPLAGATAPVTLAGAVVQHAAECISGITIHQLASPGAPIVWGGAPAIFDMRSGTTPMGAIETVMLDLACAQVGKALGLPTHAYLVAGDGKLVDAQAGMESGISCVLGALAGINMISGAGMLDFLACHSIEKLVIDAEAIASAQRLLEGVEARGEALATAMFAQTGLAGDFLKLKETRALFRQEQHFPSSVIERGGPQSQGASDTFERARRRADELVSSYQRPGVRPEVERALRQIAERELARCGRTSLMGV
- a CDS encoding HEAT repeat domain-containing protein translates to MLDKKQLKVQGLRYARSLQVVVRTVVMLSLDHKVAAGPLQASFDSLNHLLKETGRFTLGFVENRIMLNNLLTTDAGLVQLENEFLKRGYGAVTFEPGLTLSRYKAAISVLSANSKVIAEAGGAKKYLDMNPLEGVRVFPAGKNQARTDSGDTILETEAEAFLASKQREEMALGGGGGYAGLDALTMLLESACMERSEALGVGGPSDIMKLIGPTVEAALVDRRGDPEKSCMALARILQEVSPDMVMGSFPAHKQAELKDAPPEQVASEFVEDTAIQWAVQKLATAPTGPEAMIVEEDVVRVLVRSLQATRMANRMASKLATFVKEHVFPPTTYQKIQDELKWVALPTSQKHADLMAVKRFTVVEFRRLIEHLRDLLKEKENDKATELAKHYFDSLDGPELYPDELSRGPELINLMSRVRTDFAVSTAQRLSRALLRDDVNQFVHFQLANSLVILSKNLATYEEFDTIVEIGTAMEKSLTRDPGLHVKCCSNGLAALLPPAAVERTVELLMQKKDDPAWTKTAMLLVRWSGTPAIQKLFSMLEKEQVATNRMALLRFIAQTGSVAVETARRQLSHERWYVVRNACKLLGELKDAELLSHLTPVLQHPDERVQQAALTALNKNRVEGRGQVIAENLATFGPHVQEQVLEELLYLRDPATLTALAQFVFVDGRGKLTAAQKAVQAIAANPAEQSVELLANVLCEAELEPALRRTALNALRNHQSEAAQQLLADFVARFPNDPLATDVQRSVRTAAS